A portion of the Hylaeus volcanicus isolate JK05 unplaced genomic scaffold, UHH_iyHylVolc1.0_haploid 12237, whole genome shotgun sequence genome contains these proteins:
- the LOC128884434 gene encoding uncharacterized protein LOC128884434 isoform X1 has product MLSLSDVILKKRALKSSKTKQVFQLCHMCQALESIDSTSNEITDKFFVESTLVSDDDLTDLDKVQEVKDESSSWIACVDSFSSIGIEGSLKPSTKSAGSKLVLETPSATVKRRALIRQRQMNIKHVSPRPHDVCFDFSEILKELQQNGKGAYLVFSSGNNGSFFIEWSQTFITNALLFCKPSSDSNIPLYKYSSHAKEELARGIFSSASDYCSAFLLYVRHMRNYNASIQLLPEYAKQAVELQDMLDAVSLGFYHKSSMQVHVLDTQPEKCLKTLQEYQGAIAVRGDKASALLIDLAQKSLTENVSFSVFLSFGSEYGITMTF; this is encoded by the exons ATGTTGTCTTTGAGTGACGTCATTCTTAAAAAACGTGCTTTAAAG AGTTCCAAAACTAAACAGGTGTTTCAATTGTGTCACATGTGCCAGGCTTTGGAGTCGATCGACTcaacaa GTAATGAAATAacagacaaattttttgtaGAAAGTACATTAGTGTCAGACGACGACTTGACCGACTTGG ACAAAGTTCAAGAAGTGAAAGATGAATCTTCATCATGGATTGCCTGTGTTGATAGTTTTTCATCCATTGGTATTGAAGGTTCATTGAAGCCTTCCACCAAGTCAGCTGGATCCAAACTGGTTTTGGAAACACCATCGGCCACTGTCAAGCGTCGCGCCTTAATACGTCAACGTCAAATGAATATTAAGCATGTATCACCTCGACCACATGACGTATGCTTTGATTTTAGCGAGATTCTGAAAGAATTACAACAAAACGGCAAAGGAGCGTATTTGGTCTTTTCCTCAGGAAATAatggttctttttttatagaatgGAGTCAAACTTTTATTACCAATGCTCTCTTGTTTTGCAAACCATCG TCGGATTCGAATATTCccttatataaatattcttcgcACGCAAAAGAAGAACTGGCTCGTGGAATTTTC TCTTCAGCGAGTGATTATTGTTCagcttttcttttatatgttCGGCATATGAGAAACTATAATGCCTCTATACAGTTATTACCAGAATACGCGAAACAAGCCGTTGAATTACAGGATATGTTGGATGCTGTTTCATTAGGTTTTTATCACAAATCATCCATGCAG GTCCATGTATTAGATACACAGCctgagaaatgtttaaaaacgtTGCAAGAGTACCAAGGCGCTATAGCTGTTCGTGGAGATAAGGCATCTGCTCTATTAATTGATCTAGCACAAAAATCTTTAACAGAAAATGTATCTTTTTCAGTGTTTTTATCCTTCGGTAGTGAATATGGGATTACAATGACCTTCTAA
- the LOC128884434 gene encoding uncharacterized protein LOC128884434 isoform X2, translating to MLSLSDVILKKRALKVFQLCHMCQALESIDSTSNEITDKFFVESTLVSDDDLTDLDKVQEVKDESSSWIACVDSFSSIGIEGSLKPSTKSAGSKLVLETPSATVKRRALIRQRQMNIKHVSPRPHDVCFDFSEILKELQQNGKGAYLVFSSGNNGSFFIEWSQTFITNALLFCKPSSDSNIPLYKYSSHAKEELARGIFSSASDYCSAFLLYVRHMRNYNASIQLLPEYAKQAVELQDMLDAVSLGFYHKSSMQVHVLDTQPEKCLKTLQEYQGAIAVRGDKASALLIDLAQKSLTENVSFSVFLSFGSEYGITMTF from the exons ATGTTGTCTTTGAGTGACGTCATTCTTAAAAAACGTGCTTTAAAG GTGTTTCAATTGTGTCACATGTGCCAGGCTTTGGAGTCGATCGACTcaacaa GTAATGAAATAacagacaaattttttgtaGAAAGTACATTAGTGTCAGACGACGACTTGACCGACTTGG ACAAAGTTCAAGAAGTGAAAGATGAATCTTCATCATGGATTGCCTGTGTTGATAGTTTTTCATCCATTGGTATTGAAGGTTCATTGAAGCCTTCCACCAAGTCAGCTGGATCCAAACTGGTTTTGGAAACACCATCGGCCACTGTCAAGCGTCGCGCCTTAATACGTCAACGTCAAATGAATATTAAGCATGTATCACCTCGACCACATGACGTATGCTTTGATTTTAGCGAGATTCTGAAAGAATTACAACAAAACGGCAAAGGAGCGTATTTGGTCTTTTCCTCAGGAAATAatggttctttttttatagaatgGAGTCAAACTTTTATTACCAATGCTCTCTTGTTTTGCAAACCATCG TCGGATTCGAATATTCccttatataaatattcttcgcACGCAAAAGAAGAACTGGCTCGTGGAATTTTC TCTTCAGCGAGTGATTATTGTTCagcttttcttttatatgttCGGCATATGAGAAACTATAATGCCTCTATACAGTTATTACCAGAATACGCGAAACAAGCCGTTGAATTACAGGATATGTTGGATGCTGTTTCATTAGGTTTTTATCACAAATCATCCATGCAG GTCCATGTATTAGATACACAGCctgagaaatgtttaaaaacgtTGCAAGAGTACCAAGGCGCTATAGCTGTTCGTGGAGATAAGGCATCTGCTCTATTAATTGATCTAGCACAAAAATCTTTAACAGAAAATGTATCTTTTTCAGTGTTTTTATCCTTCGGTAGTGAATATGGGATTACAATGACCTTCTAA
- the LOC128884434 gene encoding uncharacterized protein LOC128884434 isoform X5: protein MLSLSDVILKKRALKVFQLCHMCQALESIDSTKSTLVSDDDLTDLDKVQEVKDESSSWIACVDSFSSIGIEGSLKPSTKSAGSKLVLETPSATVKRRALIRQRQMNIKHVSPRPHDVCFDFSEILKELQQNGKGAYLVFSSGNNGSFFIEWSQTFITNALLFCKPSSDSNIPLYKYSSHAKEELARGIFSSASDYCSAFLLYVRHMRNYNASIQLLPEYAKQAVELQDMLDAVSLGFYHKSSMQVHVLDTQPEKCLKTLQEYQGAIAVRGDKASALLIDLAQKSLTENVSFSVFLSFGSEYGITMTF, encoded by the exons ATGTTGTCTTTGAGTGACGTCATTCTTAAAAAACGTGCTTTAAAG GTGTTTCAATTGTGTCACATGTGCCAGGCTTTGGAGTCGATCGACTcaacaa AAAGTACATTAGTGTCAGACGACGACTTGACCGACTTGG ACAAAGTTCAAGAAGTGAAAGATGAATCTTCATCATGGATTGCCTGTGTTGATAGTTTTTCATCCATTGGTATTGAAGGTTCATTGAAGCCTTCCACCAAGTCAGCTGGATCCAAACTGGTTTTGGAAACACCATCGGCCACTGTCAAGCGTCGCGCCTTAATACGTCAACGTCAAATGAATATTAAGCATGTATCACCTCGACCACATGACGTATGCTTTGATTTTAGCGAGATTCTGAAAGAATTACAACAAAACGGCAAAGGAGCGTATTTGGTCTTTTCCTCAGGAAATAatggttctttttttatagaatgGAGTCAAACTTTTATTACCAATGCTCTCTTGTTTTGCAAACCATCG TCGGATTCGAATATTCccttatataaatattcttcgcACGCAAAAGAAGAACTGGCTCGTGGAATTTTC TCTTCAGCGAGTGATTATTGTTCagcttttcttttatatgttCGGCATATGAGAAACTATAATGCCTCTATACAGTTATTACCAGAATACGCGAAACAAGCCGTTGAATTACAGGATATGTTGGATGCTGTTTCATTAGGTTTTTATCACAAATCATCCATGCAG GTCCATGTATTAGATACACAGCctgagaaatgtttaaaaacgtTGCAAGAGTACCAAGGCGCTATAGCTGTTCGTGGAGATAAGGCATCTGCTCTATTAATTGATCTAGCACAAAAATCTTTAACAGAAAATGTATCTTTTTCAGTGTTTTTATCCTTCGGTAGTGAATATGGGATTACAATGACCTTCTAA
- the LOC128884300 gene encoding uncharacterized protein LOC128884300 isoform X2 has product MNMMQNNPLIKTVDDSSAITVFLPSNDAVEMYNFPNNGANLPSDIAFAIFSNHILLSNIKLDSIQAMQLLTVGKTLVQIEQDPFTLETRIAIGHDTCYQSAIIENINAPIFTSNGIVYIISTILMPTPVIDYVKFHRLTSCS; this is encoded by the exons atgaatatgatGCAAAATAACCCTTTAATTAAAACAGTGGACGATTCCAGTGCTATTACCGTTTTTCTTCCCAGTAACGACGCGGtggaaatgtataattttccaaat AATGGTGCCAATTTACCTTCCGATATAGCTTTCgctattttttcaaatcataTTCTCCTTTCAAATATTAAG CTCGATTCCATTCAAGCGATGCAACTACTAACTGTAGGGAAAACTCTTGTACAAATTGAGCAAGATCCTTTCACGCTTGAAACAAGAATAGCGATTGGACACGATACTTGTTATCAATCTgcgataattgaaaatataaatgcacCCATTTTCACGTCAAATGGcattgtttatattatctCAACTATATTAATGCCAACACCGGTTATTGATTATGTTAAATTTCATCGTTTGACTAGTTGTTCATGA
- the LOC128883666 gene encoding uncharacterized protein LOC128883666 produces the protein MRKPLNWDSFFIKWGCYSRQCDTHENQDTWLACHYITNTKSSHELNTNATVCCGGVRLDNVCSFPLLAPETGSLSNLNVIELSCEDNTSIRRKTKTYLHKDGNSTGCGTSLCSIHFTNNASLQCPWILAVFDGHGRGGYVAAKIASQSLKRTLGQLIFSNVQPMFWHETFPNAFIVLQHIQSILSKSIYQAHLNILESHQPNGFDFGTTAALTVLLGRYLLTATCGDSSSLFIVNSTSKLLKKSILINIRLTVDHSCRNPNEQKRIKSLKKGMIVKESQGGLRLIPSTLTLDQAKKQGLAINMTRALGHSILSSSGLSCEPCFTLFDIVDIYNFLKTRASYNYYLFQAQDFDVTCDMKFQQKTHTDSFHDSSLHKSPNEDYEVVVMIENNDRVNRIPTHKTTERSCPFHYQLLVETTYQNSHNPANTSIPWCSLSEFMENSVFYNVVMSDGISDVMSARRISHSILQKHSMKWGPQKIAKTLSAEALHIRKKHRMRHDNCTAIVANLCPHFSQISISPHDNELSVSNHEENHKTDRTLN, from the exons atgagAAAACCGTTGAATTGGgactcattttttattaaatgggGATGCTATTCGCGTCAATGTGATACACATGAAAATCAAGATACGTGGTTAGCTTGtcattatataacaaatacaaaGAGTTCACACGAGTTGAATACAAACGCGACAGTATGTTGTGGTGGAGTACGACTTGATAACGTTTGTTCTTTTCCATTATTGGCTCCTGAAACGGGTTCCTTATCGAATTTGAATGTAATAGAATTGTCTTGTGAAGACAATACGTCAATAaggagaaaaacaaaaacat ATCTGCATAAAGATGGTAATTCAACGGGCTGTGGGACTTCGCTTTGTAGTATTCACTTTACCAATAATGCAAGCCTTCAATGCCCTTGGATATTGGCTGTGTTTGATGGGCATGGTCGAGGAGGTTATGTGGCTGCTAAAATTGCTTCCCAG AGTCTAAAGCGAACATTAGGACAACTGATTTTCTCCAATGTACAACCTATGTTTTGGCATGAAACTTTTCCCAATGCATTTATTGTTTTACAACACATACAAAGCATTCTTTCTAAAAGTATTTATCAAgcgcatttaaatattttagaaag CCATCAACCGAATGGTTTTGATTTTGGAACGACTGCTGCTCTTACAGTTCTTCTA GGTCGTTATCTTCTCACAGCGACTTGTGGTGATTCTTCTTCCCTTTTTATTGTCAACTCAACCtcaaagttattaaaaaaatctattttaattaatatacgatt AACAGTAGATCACTCTTGTCGTAATCCtaatgaacaaaaaagaattaaatctttaaaaaaaggtaTGATTGTAAAAGAGAGTCAAGGTGGGCTACGTTTAATTCCTTCAACTTTAACACTGGATCAAGCTAAAAAACAGGGTCTAgctattaatat GACAAGAGCATTAGGGCACTCTATTTTATCCTCTTCTGGCCTAAGTTGTGAACCATGTTTTACTTTGTTTgatattgttgatatttacaattttttaaaaactagaGCGTCctataattattacttatttcaAGCGCAAGATTTTGATGTGACGTGCGACatgaaatttcaacaaaagaCGCACACGGATTCTTTTCACGACTCTTCTTTACATAAAAGTCCCAATGAAGATTATGAAGTTGTTGTTATGATAGAAAACAATGATCGAGTCAATAGG attCCTACACACAAAACAACAGAACGTTCTTGTCCTTTTCATTACCAGCTACTGGTGGAAACAACGTATCAGAATAGTCACAATCCCGCGAATACGAGCATTCCTTGGTGTAGTTTATCTGAGTTTATGGAAAACAGTGTATTCTACAATGTCGTTATGTCAG atGGTATTTCGGACGTTATGTCAGCCAGGCGAATTAGTCACAGTATTCTTCAAAAGCATTCTATGAAATGGGGACctcaaaaaattgcaaaaacttTATCAGCTGAAGCTCTTCATAT aagaaaaaaacatcgCATGCGTCATGACAATTGTACCGCTATCGTTGCTAATTTGTGTCCTCATTTTTCTCAGATTTCAATTTCTCCACACGATAACGAACTGAGTGTCTCCAACCATGAAGAGAATCATAAAACTGACCGCAcgttgaattaa
- the LOC128884434 gene encoding uncharacterized protein LOC128884434 isoform X6, whose translation MLSLSDVILKKRALKALESIDSTKSTLVSDDDLTDLDKVQEVKDESSSWIACVDSFSSIGIEGSLKPSTKSAGSKLVLETPSATVKRRALIRQRQMNIKHVSPRPHDVCFDFSEILKELQQNGKGAYLVFSSGNNGSFFIEWSQTFITNALLFCKPSSDSNIPLYKYSSHAKEELARGIFSSASDYCSAFLLYVRHMRNYNASIQLLPEYAKQAVELQDMLDAVSLGFYHKSSMQVHVLDTQPEKCLKTLQEYQGAIAVRGDKASALLIDLAQKSLTENVSFSVFLSFGSEYGITMTF comes from the exons ATGTTGTCTTTGAGTGACGTCATTCTTAAAAAACGTGCTTTAAAG GCTTTGGAGTCGATCGACTcaacaa AAAGTACATTAGTGTCAGACGACGACTTGACCGACTTGG ACAAAGTTCAAGAAGTGAAAGATGAATCTTCATCATGGATTGCCTGTGTTGATAGTTTTTCATCCATTGGTATTGAAGGTTCATTGAAGCCTTCCACCAAGTCAGCTGGATCCAAACTGGTTTTGGAAACACCATCGGCCACTGTCAAGCGTCGCGCCTTAATACGTCAACGTCAAATGAATATTAAGCATGTATCACCTCGACCACATGACGTATGCTTTGATTTTAGCGAGATTCTGAAAGAATTACAACAAAACGGCAAAGGAGCGTATTTGGTCTTTTCCTCAGGAAATAatggttctttttttatagaatgGAGTCAAACTTTTATTACCAATGCTCTCTTGTTTTGCAAACCATCG TCGGATTCGAATATTCccttatataaatattcttcgcACGCAAAAGAAGAACTGGCTCGTGGAATTTTC TCTTCAGCGAGTGATTATTGTTCagcttttcttttatatgttCGGCATATGAGAAACTATAATGCCTCTATACAGTTATTACCAGAATACGCGAAACAAGCCGTTGAATTACAGGATATGTTGGATGCTGTTTCATTAGGTTTTTATCACAAATCATCCATGCAG GTCCATGTATTAGATACACAGCctgagaaatgtttaaaaacgtTGCAAGAGTACCAAGGCGCTATAGCTGTTCGTGGAGATAAGGCATCTGCTCTATTAATTGATCTAGCACAAAAATCTTTAACAGAAAATGTATCTTTTTCAGTGTTTTTATCCTTCGGTAGTGAATATGGGATTACAATGACCTTCTAA
- the LOC128884434 gene encoding uncharacterized protein LOC128884434 isoform X4 — translation MLSLSDVILKKRALKALESIDSTSNEITDKFFVESTLVSDDDLTDLDKVQEVKDESSSWIACVDSFSSIGIEGSLKPSTKSAGSKLVLETPSATVKRRALIRQRQMNIKHVSPRPHDVCFDFSEILKELQQNGKGAYLVFSSGNNGSFFIEWSQTFITNALLFCKPSSDSNIPLYKYSSHAKEELARGIFSSASDYCSAFLLYVRHMRNYNASIQLLPEYAKQAVELQDMLDAVSLGFYHKSSMQVHVLDTQPEKCLKTLQEYQGAIAVRGDKASALLIDLAQKSLTENVSFSVFLSFGSEYGITMTF, via the exons ATGTTGTCTTTGAGTGACGTCATTCTTAAAAAACGTGCTTTAAAG GCTTTGGAGTCGATCGACTcaacaa GTAATGAAATAacagacaaattttttgtaGAAAGTACATTAGTGTCAGACGACGACTTGACCGACTTGG ACAAAGTTCAAGAAGTGAAAGATGAATCTTCATCATGGATTGCCTGTGTTGATAGTTTTTCATCCATTGGTATTGAAGGTTCATTGAAGCCTTCCACCAAGTCAGCTGGATCCAAACTGGTTTTGGAAACACCATCGGCCACTGTCAAGCGTCGCGCCTTAATACGTCAACGTCAAATGAATATTAAGCATGTATCACCTCGACCACATGACGTATGCTTTGATTTTAGCGAGATTCTGAAAGAATTACAACAAAACGGCAAAGGAGCGTATTTGGTCTTTTCCTCAGGAAATAatggttctttttttatagaatgGAGTCAAACTTTTATTACCAATGCTCTCTTGTTTTGCAAACCATCG TCGGATTCGAATATTCccttatataaatattcttcgcACGCAAAAGAAGAACTGGCTCGTGGAATTTTC TCTTCAGCGAGTGATTATTGTTCagcttttcttttatatgttCGGCATATGAGAAACTATAATGCCTCTATACAGTTATTACCAGAATACGCGAAACAAGCCGTTGAATTACAGGATATGTTGGATGCTGTTTCATTAGGTTTTTATCACAAATCATCCATGCAG GTCCATGTATTAGATACACAGCctgagaaatgtttaaaaacgtTGCAAGAGTACCAAGGCGCTATAGCTGTTCGTGGAGATAAGGCATCTGCTCTATTAATTGATCTAGCACAAAAATCTTTAACAGAAAATGTATCTTTTTCAGTGTTTTTATCCTTCGGTAGTGAATATGGGATTACAATGACCTTCTAA
- the LOC128884449 gene encoding uncharacterized protein LOC128884449: MMRYMSESKPKELIPRPLKIISKKDLLAARAKCLTEKNTPMQLQIVDVENRNKISNKQSIDSETKIQDFPKTKTDSDKQAPSHFNKSLLTTSCETLELLKLSDRYTKTIGSTRFNDSHKNTLKPTVEGSSARKRVGLESILTTVRLCFISSFFFKKKVDKGQDKLNWCSTDIKEKPLKKSVLRYRLRQIAIGR, translated from the exons ATGATGCGGTATATGAGTGAGTCCAAACCAAAGGAATTGATACCTCGtcctttgaaaattatttcaaaaaaagacTTGTTGGCTGCTCGCGCTAAATGCTTAACTGAAAAGAATACTCCAATGCAACTCCAAATAGTTGAtgttgaaaatagaaataaaatttccaataaacaaagtattgattccgaaacaaaaattcaggaTTTCCCAAAAACCAAAACGGATTCTGACAAACAGGCTCCTAGTCATTTTAACAAATCTTTACTAACAACGTCTTGTGAGACATTGGAACTATTGAAATTATCGg aTCGATACACAAAGACTATTGGATCCACACGTTTTAACGACAGTCACAAGAATACTTTAAAACCAACGGTTGAGGGGAGTAGCGCTAGAAAACGCGTAGGTTTGGAAAGCATACTAACAACTGTTCGactatgttttatttcttcctttttctttaaaaaaaaggttGATAAAGGCCAGGACAAATTGAATTGGTGTTCAACTGATATAAAGGAGAAACCATTAAAGAAATCAGTGCTACGTTATCGTTTACGTCAAATAGCTATTGGTAGATAG
- the LOC128884434 gene encoding uncharacterized protein LOC128884434 isoform X3, translated as MLSLSDVILKKRALKSSKTKQVFQLCHMCQALESIDSTKSTLVSDDDLTDLDKVQEVKDESSSWIACVDSFSSIGIEGSLKPSTKSAGSKLVLETPSATVKRRALIRQRQMNIKHVSPRPHDVCFDFSEILKELQQNGKGAYLVFSSGNNGSFFIEWSQTFITNALLFCKPSSDSNIPLYKYSSHAKEELARGIFSSASDYCSAFLLYVRHMRNYNASIQLLPEYAKQAVELQDMLDAVSLGFYHKSSMQVHVLDTQPEKCLKTLQEYQGAIAVRGDKASALLIDLAQKSLTENVSFSVFLSFGSEYGITMTF; from the exons ATGTTGTCTTTGAGTGACGTCATTCTTAAAAAACGTGCTTTAAAG AGTTCCAAAACTAAACAGGTGTTTCAATTGTGTCACATGTGCCAGGCTTTGGAGTCGATCGACTcaacaa AAAGTACATTAGTGTCAGACGACGACTTGACCGACTTGG ACAAAGTTCAAGAAGTGAAAGATGAATCTTCATCATGGATTGCCTGTGTTGATAGTTTTTCATCCATTGGTATTGAAGGTTCATTGAAGCCTTCCACCAAGTCAGCTGGATCCAAACTGGTTTTGGAAACACCATCGGCCACTGTCAAGCGTCGCGCCTTAATACGTCAACGTCAAATGAATATTAAGCATGTATCACCTCGACCACATGACGTATGCTTTGATTTTAGCGAGATTCTGAAAGAATTACAACAAAACGGCAAAGGAGCGTATTTGGTCTTTTCCTCAGGAAATAatggttctttttttatagaatgGAGTCAAACTTTTATTACCAATGCTCTCTTGTTTTGCAAACCATCG TCGGATTCGAATATTCccttatataaatattcttcgcACGCAAAAGAAGAACTGGCTCGTGGAATTTTC TCTTCAGCGAGTGATTATTGTTCagcttttcttttatatgttCGGCATATGAGAAACTATAATGCCTCTATACAGTTATTACCAGAATACGCGAAACAAGCCGTTGAATTACAGGATATGTTGGATGCTGTTTCATTAGGTTTTTATCACAAATCATCCATGCAG GTCCATGTATTAGATACACAGCctgagaaatgtttaaaaacgtTGCAAGAGTACCAAGGCGCTATAGCTGTTCGTGGAGATAAGGCATCTGCTCTATTAATTGATCTAGCACAAAAATCTTTAACAGAAAATGTATCTTTTTCAGTGTTTTTATCCTTCGGTAGTGAATATGGGATTACAATGACCTTCTAA
- the LOC128884300 gene encoding uncharacterized protein LOC128884300 isoform X1 → MIYEFLLLSFFLLPVFMGNPLPTRRLLEETSLLDLDIFSNVASKVPSVTKFMNMMQNNPLIKTVDDSSAITVFLPSNDAVEMYNFPNNGANLPSDIAFAIFSNHILLSNIKLDSIQAMQLLTVGKTLVQIEQDPFTLETRIAIGHDTCYQSAIIENINAPIFTSNGIVYIISTILMPTPVIDYVKFHRLTSCS, encoded by the exons ATgatttacgaatttttattgctttcattttttttactaccCGTTTTCATGGGGAACCCGTTACCAACCCGTCGCTTACTTGAAGAAACATCTTTACTTGatcttgatattttttcaaatgttgcTTCAAAAGTTCct agtgtaacaaaatttatgaatatgatGCAAAATAACCCTTTAATTAAAACAGTGGACGATTCCAGTGCTATTACCGTTTTTCTTCCCAGTAACGACGCGGtggaaatgtataattttccaaat AATGGTGCCAATTTACCTTCCGATATAGCTTTCgctattttttcaaatcataTTCTCCTTTCAAATATTAAG CTCGATTCCATTCAAGCGATGCAACTACTAACTGTAGGGAAAACTCTTGTACAAATTGAGCAAGATCCTTTCACGCTTGAAACAAGAATAGCGATTGGACACGATACTTGTTATCAATCTgcgataattgaaaatataaatgcacCCATTTTCACGTCAAATGGcattgtttatattatctCAACTATATTAATGCCAACACCGGTTATTGATTATGTTAAATTTCATCGTTTGACTAGTTGTTCATGA